From the genome of Fusobacterium varium, one region includes:
- the rmlA2_3 gene encoding Glucose-1-phosphate thymidylyltransferase 2, translating into MKGIILAGGSGTRLHPLTRSVSKQILPVYDKPMIYYPLSVLMLAGIKEILVISTPRDIDCFKELLGDGSKVGLRMEYAVQEKPNGLAEAFIIGEKFIGKDNVALVLGDNIFFGQGFSPKVQKAASLEKGAEIFGYLVKDPREYGVVEFDKDKNVLSLEEKPEKPKSKYAIPGLYFYDNTVVEKAKNLKPSKRGELEITDLNKLYLAEGNLKVNLLGRGFAWLDTGTHKNLLHASNFIETIQDRQGNYVACIEEIAYKNGWITKEELIKLAEPLLKTEYGKYLLEISEEI; encoded by the coding sequence ATGAAAGGAATAATATTGGCAGGAGGAAGTGGAACAAGACTTCATCCATTGACTAGAAGTGTTTCTAAACAAATACTTCCAGTATATGATAAACCTATGATCTATTATCCTCTATCAGTTTTAATGCTGGCAGGAATAAAGGAAATACTTGTAATTTCAACTCCGAGAGATATAGATTGTTTTAAGGAGCTGTTAGGAGATGGAAGTAAAGTAGGTCTAAGAATGGAATATGCTGTTCAGGAAAAACCAAATGGATTAGCAGAAGCGTTTATAATAGGAGAAAAATTTATAGGAAAAGATAATGTAGCTCTAGTATTGGGAGATAACATTTTCTTTGGACAGGGATTTTCTCCAAAAGTACAAAAAGCAGCTAGTTTAGAAAAAGGAGCTGAAATATTTGGATATTTGGTAAAGGATCCTAGAGAATATGGAGTAGTGGAATTTGACAAGGATAAAAATGTCTTATCATTAGAAGAGAAACCTGAAAAACCAAAGTCTAAATATGCAATACCGGGACTATATTTTTATGATAATACAGTAGTGGAAAAAGCTAAAAATTTAAAACCAAGTAAAAGAGGAGAATTAGAAATAACTGATTTGAATAAACTATATTTAGCTGAAGGAAATCTAAAAGTCAATCTTTTAGGAAGAGGATTTGCATGGCTTGACACTGGAACTCATAAGAACTTGCTTCATGCCTCTAATTTTATAGAAACTATTCAGGATAGACAAGGAAATTATGTAGCTTGTATAGAGGAAATAGCATATAAGAATGGGTGGATAACTAAAGAAGAATTAATAAAACTTGCAGAACCATTATTAAAAACAGAATATGGAAAATATTTGCTGGAAATAAGTGAGGAGATATAA
- the fmt_2 gene encoding Methionyl-tRNA formyltransferase, producing the protein MKIVLVGDGWGAIALYNSFIKENKDFGVFTEDFELLGKIKIDGIKLLGRIEDLEDCLIICAGYKKIIKKEMLNKNKIINIHYSLLPKYRGYHSTVWAIINDEKYLGLTIHEMNEYIDDGDIIYQYKVENDKKKLQKNIC; encoded by the coding sequence TTGTTGGTGATGGATGGGGAGCAATAGCCTTATATAATAGTTTTATTAAAGAAAATAAAGATTTCGGAGTATTTACTGAAGACTTTGAATTACTAGGAAAAATAAAAATTGATGGAATAAAATTATTGGGTAGAATAGAAGACTTAGAAGATTGCTTAATTATTTGTGCAGGATATAAGAAAATAATAAAAAAAGAAATGTTGAATAAAAATAAAATAATAAATATTCATTATTCATTACTTCCTAAGTATAGAGGATATCATTCAACTGTCTGGGCAATAATCAATGATGAAAAATATTTAGGATTAACAATTCATGAAATGAACGAATATATAGATGATGGAGATATAATTTATCAGTATAAGGTAGAAAATGATAAGAAAAAACTTCAGAAGAATATATGTTAG
- the rffG gene encoding dTDP-glucose 4,6-dehydratase 2 — protein MKTYLVTGAAGFIGTNFVKYMLEKYGKSIRIIVLDKLTYAGNIENIQEEIDSKKIDFVKGDICNRELVEDIFSRYEIDYVVNFAAESHVDRSISNPQIFLETNILGTQNLLEVSKKFWSIGKDENGYPVYKEGKKFLHISTDEVYGSLTKDYAEAKELVLNDRVKKVAEGRKNLKTYGDRFFTEDTPLDPRSPYSASKTSSDMIVRAYAETYKFPMNITRCSNNYGPYQFPEKLIPLIIKNILEGKKLPVYGDGSNVRDWLYVKDHNKAVDMVINNGRLGEVYNIGGFNEEKNINIVKLTIDTIAKIMKEEPEYRRVLKTDVTKISYDLISYVQDRLGHDARYAIDPEKIVTELGWYPETSFDKGIEQTIRWYLNNQEWVEKVLNK, from the coding sequence ATGAAAACATATCTTGTAACAGGGGCAGCAGGATTCATAGGAACAAATTTTGTGAAATATATGCTTGAAAAATATGGAAAAAGTATAAGAATAATAGTTTTAGATAAACTTACTTATGCAGGAAATATAGAAAATATCCAAGAAGAAATAGATTCTAAAAAGATAGATTTTGTAAAGGGAGATATCTGTAATAGAGAACTAGTGGAAGATATATTTTCTAGGTATGAAATAGATTATGTAGTAAATTTTGCAGCAGAATCTCATGTAGACAGAAGTATATCAAATCCACAGATATTTTTGGAAACAAATATACTTGGAACACAAAATTTGTTAGAAGTATCTAAGAAATTCTGGAGTATAGGAAAAGATGAAAATGGATATCCCGTATATAAAGAAGGGAAGAAATTTCTGCATATATCTACAGATGAAGTATATGGCTCACTAACAAAAGACTATGCTGAAGCTAAAGAACTTGTACTTAATGACAGAGTAAAAAAAGTAGCAGAAGGAAGAAAGAATCTGAAAACATATGGGGATAGATTCTTTACAGAGGATACACCACTTGACCCAAGATCACCATATTCAGCCTCAAAGACATCAAGTGATATGATAGTGAGAGCATATGCAGAAACATATAAATTTCCAATGAATATAACAAGATGTTCAAACAATTATGGACCATATCAGTTTCCAGAAAAGTTGATACCACTTATTATAAAAAATATATTGGAAGGTAAAAAGCTGCCAGTATATGGAGATGGAAGTAATGTAAGGGATTGGTTGTATGTAAAAGATCATAATAAAGCAGTGGATATGGTAATAAATAATGGAAGATTAGGAGAAGTATACAATATTGGTGGTTTTAATGAAGAAAAAAATATAAATATAGTAAAACTTACAATAGATACTATAGCCAAGATAATGAAAGAAGAACCAGAGTATAGAAGAGTATTAAAAACTGATGTGACTAAAATATCATATGATTTGATAAGTTATGTACAGGATAGACTGGGGCATGATGCAAGATATGCAATAGATCCAGAAAAGATAGTAACAGAATTAGGTTGGTATCCAGAAACATCATTTGATAAAGGAATAGAACAAACAATAAGGTGGTATCTGAATAATCAGGAATGGGTAGAGAAAGTTTTAAATAAATAG
- the glgA gene encoding Glycogen synthase encodes MKVLFAAGEVWPFVKTGGLGDVAYSLPKALKKEKIDVRVILPKYSTIPDKYKEIMQHLGEKQIWIAHHNEYVGIDYCELDGVTYYFVDNERYFKRNKIYGEDDDCERFAFFAKAVVETFSITDFEPDLIHCNDWHTGLVPIYLKERGLNNIKTVFTIHNLRFQGLFYNDVIEKTLEINRGRYFIEDGIKYYDMVSFLKGGVVYSDYITTVSNSYAEEIKTPELGEGLDGLFRKFDYKLKGIVNGIDGAVYKLPRKGKKRLKSELQERLGLNQDPNVPLVSIITRLDRQKGIDLIIDSFDRLMKLGIQFVLLGNGESKYEDFFKWKERQYPGRVCSYIGFNQPLSIEIYSGSDIFLMPSIFEPCGLSQMIAMRYSCVPIVRETGGLKDTVTPYNEYTGEGDGFGFKNISSDELYKTLEYAISIYKDKDKWDKIVKNAKTRDNNWNTSAKKYISLYNEILK; translated from the coding sequence ATGAAAGTACTTTTTGCAGCAGGAGAAGTGTGGCCTTTTGTTAAAACAGGAGGTCTTGGTGATGTAGCTTATTCACTGCCAAAAGCATTAAAAAAAGAAAAAATAGATGTAAGAGTAATATTACCTAAATACAGTACTATTCCTGATAAATATAAGGAAATAATGCAGCACTTAGGTGAAAAACAAATATGGATAGCTCACCATAATGAATATGTTGGAATAGACTATTGTGAACTTGATGGTGTCACTTACTATTTCGTAGATAATGAAAGATATTTTAAAAGAAATAAAATCTATGGTGAAGATGATGATTGCGAAAGATTTGCATTCTTTGCAAAAGCTGTTGTAGAAACTTTCTCTATTACAGATTTTGAACCGGACCTAATTCATTGTAATGACTGGCATACTGGACTGGTTCCTATCTACCTAAAAGAAAGAGGACTGAATAATATAAAAACTGTTTTTACTATTCATAATTTAAGATTTCAAGGTCTTTTCTATAATGATGTAATAGAAAAAACTTTAGAAATAAATAGAGGGCGATACTTCATTGAAGATGGAATTAAATATTATGATATGGTGTCTTTCTTAAAAGGAGGAGTTGTATACTCTGACTACATAACAACTGTCAGCAATTCATACGCTGAAGAAATTAAAACTCCTGAACTTGGTGAAGGGTTAGATGGATTATTCAGAAAATTTGACTATAAACTAAAAGGCATAGTTAATGGAATAGATGGAGCTGTATATAAGCTTCCTAGAAAAGGAAAGAAAAGATTGAAATCTGAACTTCAAGAAAGATTGGGACTTAATCAAGATCCTAATGTTCCTTTAGTTTCTATTATTACAAGATTGGACAGACAAAAAGGAATTGATTTGATTATAGATAGTTTTGATAGATTAATGAAATTAGGAATTCAATTTGTACTTCTTGGAAATGGAGAATCTAAATATGAAGATTTCTTTAAGTGGAAAGAAAGACAATACCCTGGAAGAGTCTGTTCATACATTGGGTTCAATCAACCTTTATCCATAGAAATATACAGTGGCTCAGATATATTCCTTATGCCTTCTATCTTTGAACCTTGTGGTCTTTCTCAAATGATTGCTATGAGATACAGCTGTGTTCCTATTGTCAGAGAAACAGGTGGATTAAAAGATACAGTTACTCCTTATAATGAGTATACTGGTGAAGGTGATGGATTTGGTTTTAAAAATATAAGCAGTGATGAGTTATACAAAACTTTAGAGTATGCAATTTCTATTTATAAAGATAAGGATAAATGGGATAAAATTGTAAAAAATGCTAAAACTAGAGATAATAACTGGAATACATCTGCTAAAAAATATATTTCACTTTATAATGAAATTTTAAAATAG